GGCCGCGAAGTGCCGCCACGAGACCCCGCGCCAGGTGAACTCCAGAAGGACCGGCGGCTCCTCACCCCGACCGAGGCCTACGTGGACCCGCGGTTGTCCGAGGGTGCGGGAGAGGGTCGTCACCGTCTCGCGGTAGCGCGACTCGTTGAACACGTCAAGCCCGGCTCGCAGCCGGTTGGCCGGCTCGGAGAGCCGCTCGCGCTCGGCGCGTTCCTCTTCAAGCTGAACACGGCTCTCCTCGAGCGCGGCCTCGCGGTCGAGGATCCTCACCTCCCGCTCCTCCAGGTCGCGCTCCAGCCCGGCGATGCGCCGGAGGGCGTCTTCGAGCGCGCTCTTCTTGCGGGAGACGGTTGTCTTCGAGTCCTGCACGACGGACTCAAGCTCCTCCTCGGACATCCTGAGGAGGTGATCCCGGTGAGACACCTCGCCCTCGAGCCGCTCTACCTCGCGCTCCAGGCTCTCTATCCGCCTCGCGCCGGTCTCCCGGCCCCGGCGGCGGCTTCTCGCCTCGGACTCCAGAGCACCGACCCGTTCTCTGAGGGTCTTCCGCTCCCGCTCGAGCGATTCCACCCGCCCCTCGGCCGCCTCGCTCTCGGCCCGGGTCTCGTCGGCTGAGAGCCGGAGCCGGGCAAGCTCCTCGTGAAGACCCCGGATGGTGTCCTCCTTGCCCCTGAGCCGCGCCCGAAGCTCGGAAATCTCCTGAGCAGCCTCGAGGTTCGGCGCCTCGGGGTTTGACGCTTCAGGTTCCCGAGCCTCGGGTGCGCTCTCTTGCCTGGCCTCCGTCTCTTCCCGGTCTTCCATAAAAACCTACTCGCCCGACCCTTCTTCGCCCTCGGTCTCCTTTTTCGCTCGCCGGGTTGTCCGCCGGGGTCTAGCCGGCTTCCCCTCCGCGCCTTCCTCGCCGTCGGCGGTCTCCCCGGCGGGCTCCTCCGGTTTCGGGAGGCCGGTGATCCCGCTAACGGCGGCGAGCAGTTCGTCCGGGACCGGTCGGGCGTCGGGCCAGGCCGCGGCGACCCTGCGCTCGCCGTCCACGAGAAAGGTCGCCGAGCGGGCGTGGGGACCGTGCTCGGCGCTTTCCTCGAGAACGCCCCAGGCGGCGGTTGCGGTCATCGTGTAGTCGTAGAGTACGTAGGACTTCAGACCGACCTTCTTCTGGAATTCACGGGCGGCCTCGGGCTCCGAGACACAGACGCCGACAACGGAGCCCAGGGCGGCGTTGATCTCGTCCTCTTTTCCGGCGAGCGCCTCGAAGAAAGCCACGTCGTCCCCGCTCCAGGTCCCGCCGAAGAACGCCACCACGACCGGCCCTCGGACCGTTCGCACCCCGAGCCGGAGACCTCCGCCCTGAGCGCTCGACAGGTTGAAATCCGGGGCTTCGTCTCCGACCGCCGGGGCGGGTGCGTTCTTTATCCGGGCCAACTCTGTTCCCCTCCTGAAAACCTCTCGTATCACCGGGAAATACTATATCCCAGACGCAAACCTTTAGGGAGGCGGCTCTCTGCTATCCTTCCCGGCGTGAAGCTCCTGATAACACACGGCTACCTGCTGAGCGGCTCGGGGAGCAACGTCTACGTGCAGAACCTCTGCCGCGCTCTGACCCGGGAGGGCCACGACGTTGATCTGCTCTGCCAGGAGGCCGACCCTTCGCACCTCGACTTCGTCGGCGGCGTGTACACCGCGGGCTCGGAGGGTCTTCACAAGCTTTGGACCCGAGAAACGGACTACCCCGGCGAATGTCGGGTGATCCTACCCGACATAGGAGACCTCCTGCCGGTCTACGTCTACGACGACTACCCCGGCTGGCGGGTAAAGACCTTTCTCGACCTGACGGACGGGGAGTTCGACGGGTACGTCGGTCGAAACGTCGCGGCCGTAAAGGTCGTTCTGGAGGACCGTCGCCCCGACTGCCTCGTGACCAACCACTCGGTGCCGGGGCCGCTGATAGCAAGCCGGGCGCTCGCCGGGACGGACGTTCCGTACCTGAGCATCGTCCACGGCAGCTGCCTGCAGTACGTCGCCCGAAAAAGCGGGAAGTATCTCTCGGTCGCGCGGGACGGCCTCTCGGGGGCGAAAAGGATCATCTCCCCCTCTCCGCACGGGGCATTGACTATCACGGAGGATTTCCCCGACCTGGCGGGCAGGACCCTGGCCCTCTCCGGCGGCGTGGACACCGGGCTCTTCACCCCCGACGCAAGGGATGCATCCGTAACCCGGACACTCTCCGGCGGTCAGGGACGCGGCCCGGAGCACAGAGAAGCCGTCGCCGAAGCCCTTGCCCGGAGCCGAAGCGAGAAAGAACTGCTCGCCGCCCTCGAAGGGGTGTCGCGCTCTTACGACCCGCGCGCCCACGACCGCGACGCCGGAGCGCGGCTGGAAGAGTTTCTCCTCGGCGACGGGCCGCTCGTGGTGTACGTCGGGAAGCTTATCCACTCCAAGGGCGTACACTCGCTTGTCTCGGCGTTCGCCGGGCTTCGCGGAAGAAGACCGGACGCGAGGCTGCTCATAGTCGGTTTCGGAACTTTCCGGGAGGGGCTCGAAGCCCTCACGCTCGCCCTCTCCGCCGAAGATTCGGCCCCTCTGGAGCGGCTCGTCCGGCTCGGCAAGCGTCTGGAAGGTCAGCCCTCCGGGGGGCTGGAGCACTTCACGGTCGGGGCGGACCACGAGGTTTCGGAGGGCCTCCCGGGGTCGGTGCTGTTCGTGGGGCCGCTGGATCACGGCTCGCTGTCGAAGCTTCTGCCGTTTGCGGACGCTGCGGTCGTTCCGTCTATCTTCCCCGAAATATTCGGTCTGGTGGCGGCGGAGTTCGCCGCCAGCGGGGTCGTGCCGTTTGTAGCCCGGCACTCCGGTCTCGCCGAAGCCGGGGCTATCGTCGGGGCGGGTCTGCCGTTCGACGTTACCGTTGCGATGGACGACTTCGAGCGAAACCTGACCGAGGCGCTCGAAGGCTTCCTCCTGCTCTCGGCCGGGGAGCGGAGCCGCTGCTCACGTACGGTTCGCAACAACAGCGTCCGGGACCTCAGCTGGCTCTCGCTAGCCAGAGACCTCGTTGCGCTGGCGCGCGGAGATACCCCGAAAGACGTTTGAACCCGCCGGTTTTCAGGTAAAGAAAGAGCAATCCCGGTGACCGGACACACCCGGCGCTCTGCCGGGGTCTCAAAGCAGATTTTTATCAACCTCGGATGGAGTTCGATGTATCGATACGTACGTTCGGGCAACGAGACCGGATCGTCGCGGACGTCTGGAAAGAAAACCGCATGACACGGCGTCCTGTGTTTGGGTTCGCTATATGGGCGGTGCTGCTCAGCGCCCTGTGGCTGATGCTGACCGGCGGTTCGACGTCGAACTGGTACATCGGGGTTTTGGCCGTCGTGGCCGGGGCCGCCCTCGGGGTGTACCTCGGGCGCGGAGGTTCGGGCTGGAGCCTGAAGGTCGGCGGGGCCCTGCGCTTCGCGCCGTTCTTTCTTCTGAGGTCCCTCAGCGGCGGCCTCGACGTCGCCGTAAGGGCCGTCAGGCCGAGCCTCCCCCTGGAGCTGGAGATGGTCGAGTTTGAATTCTCGATAGAAAACCACCCGGCAAGGATATTCATGGTCTGCGTGCTCGGCCTCCTTCCCGGAACCCTCGGGGCGAGGCTCGAAGGCGACCGGCTCCACATCCACTCGCTTGTCGGCGGGGAGAGCGCTCTTGAGGGCGCGGTCGAACTCGAATCAAAGGTCGCAGACCTCTTCGGGCTCGACGCACCGGGCTCGAAGGGCACGGGTCCGTCGGCGTGACGGTCTTCTACGCCGTGGTCGCTGCGTTTTTGCTTCTCAATATCCTCACGGGCCTCGTGCGGGTCTACCTCGGTCCAAGTCCGGCGGACCGGATGCTCTCGGCCCAGCTTTTCGGAACCACCGGCGTCGGGATACTGCTGCTGCTCTCCATGTTCACCTCCGCACCGGCCCTGATAGACGTGGCCCTCGCCCTCGCCCTGCTAAGCGCGGTCGCGACCGTTGCCTTTGTCGTGCGCGTACCGCAGAGCAGGGCGCGGGCAAACTCCGAAAAAGAGTCCGGGTAACGTGGCGCTTGTGCTCGACGCGGCGACCGTTTTGCTTGTTCTGGCCGGGGCGTTCTTTTTTCTCGCCGGGACGCTCGGCCTTCTGCGCTTCCCGGACGCCTACACGCGGCTGCACTCGCTCACCAAAGCCGACAACACGGGCCTCGGGTTGATCGTCGCCGGGCTGGCCCTGCAGTCGGGTTCGGTTCCCGTCGCGCTCAAGCTTGTTTTTGTGTGGCTGCTCGTTCTTGTCTCGGGGGCCGTGGCGGCGCATTTGATCTCCTCCTCCGCCCTTGAAGGCGGCCTCAAGCCCTGGAGAAAACGTTGAGCTTCTCGGCCGGCCTCGCGGGCCTCGTCTTCGACGTGATCCTCGCCGCCGCCCTGCCGCTGCTCGCCTGGCGCGTGCTCTCGGCCCGCGACCTCTTCCGGGCCGTCGTGCTGTTCATAGCTTTCGGGCTGCTCGTCGCTACCGCGTGGGCGCGGCTTGGCGCGCCGGACATCGCCCTCGCGGAGGCCGCTATCGGGGCCGGTCTGACCGGGGCGCTTTTCCTGAACGCCATCGGGGGGCTTTCAGGAAGCGGTAAAGACCCGGGGTCCGAAAGCGCGGAACCGACCGACACCGTACCTCGCGCCGGGGTGACGCGGTCTGTTCTGCTGATCCCCGCAGTCGGGCTCGCCGGGCTGCTTCTGTGGGCGTTT
This sequence is a window from Rubrobacter indicoceani. Protein-coding genes within it:
- a CDS encoding peroxiredoxin family protein, whose product is MARIKNAPAPAVGDEAPDFNLSSAQGGGLRLGVRTVRGPVVVAFFGGTWSGDDVAFFEALAGKEDEINAALGSVVGVCVSEPEAAREFQKKVGLKSYVLYDYTMTATAAWGVLEESAEHGPHARSATFLVDGERRVAAAWPDARPVPDELLAAVSGITGLPKPEEPAGETADGEEGAEGKPARPRRTTRRAKKETEGEEGSGE
- a CDS encoding glycosyltransferase family 4 protein, which codes for MKLLITHGYLLSGSGSNVYVQNLCRALTREGHDVDLLCQEADPSHLDFVGGVYTAGSEGLHKLWTRETDYPGECRVILPDIGDLLPVYVYDDYPGWRVKTFLDLTDGEFDGYVGRNVAAVKVVLEDRRPDCLVTNHSVPGPLIASRALAGTDVPYLSIVHGSCLQYVARKSGKYLSVARDGLSGAKRIISPSPHGALTITEDFPDLAGRTLALSGGVDTGLFTPDARDASVTRTLSGGQGRGPEHREAVAEALARSRSEKELLAALEGVSRSYDPRAHDRDAGARLEEFLLGDGPLVVYVGKLIHSKGVHSLVSAFAGLRGRRPDARLLIVGFGTFREGLEALTLALSAEDSAPLERLVRLGKRLEGQPSGGLEHFTVGADHEVSEGLPGSVLFVGPLDHGSLSKLLPFADAAVVPSIFPEIFGLVAAEFAASGVVPFVARHSGLAEAGAIVGAGLPFDVTVAMDDFERNLTEALEGFLLLSAGERSRCSRTVRNNSVRDLSWLSLARDLVALARGDTPKDV
- a CDS encoding Na+/H+ antiporter subunit E; translated protein: MTRRPVFGFAIWAVLLSALWLMLTGGSTSNWYIGVLAVVAGAALGVYLGRGGSGWSLKVGGALRFAPFFLLRSLSGGLDVAVRAVRPSLPLELEMVEFEFSIENHPARIFMVCVLGLLPGTLGARLEGDRLHIHSLVGGESALEGAVELESKVADLFGLDAPGSKGTGPSA
- a CDS encoding monovalent cation/H+ antiporter complex subunit F, which gives rise to MTVFYAVVAAFLLLNILTGLVRVYLGPSPADRMLSAQLFGTTGVGILLLLSMFTSAPALIDVALALALLSAVATVAFVVRVPQSRARANSEKESG
- the mnhG gene encoding monovalent cation/H(+) antiporter subunit G, which encodes MLDAATVLLVLAGAFFFLAGTLGLLRFPDAYTRLHSLTKADNTGLGLIVAGLALQSGSVPVALKLVFVWLLVLVSGAVAAHLISSSALEGGLKPWRKR